From the genome of Amycolatopsis sp. NBC_01488, one region includes:
- a CDS encoding DUF5318 domain-containing protein yields MINQRQVVDYALQRRALLAEVRSGRVGSYEACDASPYLLRAAKFHGRAGDQPCPICRQEPLTLVSWVYGDELKHVAGSARTPEELARMAGRFAEFTVYDVEVCRACHWNHLVRSYVLGTGEPADGPRRTAGR; encoded by the coding sequence GTGATTAACCAGCGGCAGGTCGTGGACTACGCGTTGCAGCGCCGTGCGCTGCTCGCCGAAGTCCGCTCCGGGCGCGTCGGCAGCTACGAAGCCTGCGACGCGAGCCCGTACCTGCTGCGGGCGGCGAAGTTCCACGGCCGGGCCGGTGACCAGCCCTGCCCGATCTGCCGCCAGGAGCCGCTGACCCTGGTGTCCTGGGTCTACGGTGACGAACTCAAGCACGTCGCGGGCTCGGCGAGGACTCCCGAAGAGCTGGCCAGGATGGCCGGCCGGTTCGCCGAGTTCACCGTGTACGACGTCGAAGTGTGCCGGGCGTGCCACTGGAACCACCTGGTCCGGTCGTACGTCCTCGGCACGGGGGAGCCGGCCGACGGTCCACGAAGGACCGCGGGCCGGTGA
- a CDS encoding PadR family transcriptional regulator, with translation MLEFAILGLLHEAPMHGYVLRKRLHETLGTFRTFSYGSLYPTLRKLLRAGYLVEELDEADDRAWSRRGRRVYKLTAEGKERFGELLGDAGPQTWDDEGFGVHLAFFSRTPADVRMRILEGRRRRVEERREGMRAALARAEEKIDRYTRELHRLGLETSEREVRWLNELIAHEQAERQGPET, from the coding sequence GTGCTGGAGTTCGCGATCCTGGGTCTTCTGCACGAAGCGCCCATGCACGGGTACGTGCTGCGCAAGCGGCTGCACGAGACGCTGGGCACGTTCCGGACGTTCTCGTACGGCTCGCTGTACCCGACCCTGCGGAAGCTGCTGCGGGCCGGGTACCTGGTCGAAGAGCTGGACGAGGCCGACGACCGGGCGTGGTCGCGGCGCGGGCGGCGGGTCTACAAGCTCACCGCGGAGGGCAAGGAGCGCTTCGGCGAGCTGCTCGGCGACGCCGGGCCGCAGACCTGGGACGACGAGGGTTTCGGCGTCCACCTGGCCTTCTTCTCGCGTACCCCGGCCGACGTGCGGATGCGGATCCTCGAGGGTCGCCGCCGCCGCGTCGAGGAACGCCGTGAAGGCATGCGGGCGGCGCTGGCCAGGGCCGAGGAGAAGATCGATCGCTACACCCGTGAGCTGCACCGGCTGGGGCTGGAGACCAGCGAGCGGGAGGTGCGCTGGCTCAACGAGCTGATCGCGCACGAACAAGCCGAACGGCAGGGTCCCGAGACCTGA
- a CDS encoding inositol-3-phosphate synthase gives MGENRRVRVAIVGVGNCAASLVQGVQYYRDADPATRVPGLMHVDFGGYHVRDIEFVAAFDVDAKKVSRDLSEAIFASENNTIKIADVPPLGVTVQRGHTHDGLGRFYRETIEESDETPVDIVAALREARADVLVSYLPVGSEVADKFYAQAAIDAGVAFVNALPVFIASDPEWAQKFTDAGVPIVGDDIKSQVGATITHRVLAKLFEDRGVQLDRTMQLNVGGNMDFLNMKELERLESKKISKTQSVTSQVDRDLGKGNVHIGPSDYVQWLDDRKWAYVRLEGRAFGDVPLNLEYKLEVWDSPNSAGIIIDAVRAAKIALDRGIGGPILSASSYFMKSPPEQYDDATARDAVEKFIRGEVER, from the coding sequence ATGGGCGAGAACCGCCGCGTACGGGTGGCCATCGTGGGCGTCGGCAACTGCGCGGCGTCGCTGGTCCAGGGTGTCCAGTACTACCGCGACGCGGACCCGGCCACCCGCGTCCCCGGTCTGATGCACGTCGACTTCGGCGGGTACCACGTCCGCGACATCGAGTTCGTCGCCGCGTTCGACGTGGACGCCAAGAAGGTCAGCCGTGACCTGTCCGAGGCGATCTTCGCCTCGGAGAACAACACGATCAAGATCGCCGACGTGCCGCCGCTCGGCGTCACCGTCCAGCGCGGCCACACCCACGACGGGCTCGGCCGCTTCTACCGCGAGACGATCGAGGAGTCCGACGAGACCCCGGTCGACATCGTCGCTGCGCTCCGTGAGGCGCGGGCCGACGTGCTCGTGTCGTACCTGCCGGTGGGCTCCGAGGTGGCGGACAAGTTCTACGCCCAGGCCGCGATCGACGCCGGCGTGGCGTTCGTCAACGCGCTGCCGGTGTTCATCGCCTCCGACCCGGAGTGGGCCCAGAAGTTCACTGACGCCGGCGTCCCGATCGTCGGCGACGACATCAAGTCCCAGGTCGGCGCCACCATCACGCACCGCGTGCTGGCGAAGCTGTTCGAGGACCGCGGCGTCCAGCTCGATCGGACGATGCAGCTCAACGTGGGCGGGAACATGGACTTCCTGAACATGAAGGAGCTGGAGCGGCTCGAGTCGAAGAAGATCTCGAAGACCCAGTCCGTCACCTCGCAGGTCGACCGCGACCTCGGCAAGGGCAACGTCCACATCGGACCGTCGGACTACGTGCAGTGGCTCGACGACCGCAAGTGGGCCTACGTCCGGCTCGAGGGCCGCGCCTTCGGTGACGTGCCGCTGAACCTGGAGTACAAACTCGAGGTGTGGGACTCGCCGAACTCGGCGGGCATCATCATCGACGCGGTGCGTGCGGCGAAGATCGCGCTCGACCGCGGCATCGGCGGCCCGATCCTGTCGGCGTCGTCCTATTTCATGAAGTCGCCGCCGGAGCAGTACGACGACGCGACCGCCCGCGACGCCGTCGAGAAGTTCATCCGCGGCGAAGTCGAGCGGTAA
- a CDS encoding RNA polymerase sigma factor, with the protein MGESAPGDLGAPTFHDLFREYFAQMTRLAHLLGADDAENVAQEAFVKLHQRWDTLSDHTRVAGYLRTTVVNMSRSRTRHLRVVRRTPQDRPPDELSAEVRAVANWEHEQLRGVLGKLSRRQREVLVLRYWLDLSTAGIAETLGISPGTVKATTHHAMENLRKHWGDDLGGER; encoded by the coding sequence GTGGGCGAGAGCGCGCCGGGGGACCTGGGCGCGCCGACCTTCCACGACCTGTTCCGGGAGTACTTCGCCCAGATGACCCGGCTGGCGCACCTGCTCGGCGCGGACGACGCGGAGAACGTCGCGCAGGAGGCTTTCGTCAAGCTCCACCAGCGGTGGGACACGCTGTCGGACCACACGCGAGTGGCCGGCTACCTCCGCACGACCGTGGTGAACATGTCCCGCTCGCGCACACGGCACCTGCGGGTCGTCCGGCGCACGCCGCAGGACCGCCCGCCGGACGAGCTGTCGGCCGAGGTCAGGGCGGTGGCCAACTGGGAGCACGAGCAGCTGCGCGGGGTGCTCGGGAAGCTCTCCCGGCGCCAGCGCGAGGTGCTGGTGCTTCGCTACTGGCTGGATTTGAGCACGGCGGGCATCGCGGAGACGCTGGGCATCTCGCCGGGCACGGTCAAGGCGACCACCCACCACGCGATGGAGAACCTGCGTAAACACTGGGGGGACGACCTGGGAGGTGAGCGATGA
- a CDS encoding HAD family hydrolase → MDAVIFDLDGVLVDSERIWDEVRRAVVAEHGGTWREEATRAQQGMSTPEWARYLAEELGARLSPPEIATLVVKRMAARYAEEPPLIPGAVEVVRQVSARWPVAIASSSPVILIKGFLDVTGLPVGAAVSSEQVGAGKPAPDVYLRAAELLGVAPSDCAAVEDTTNGLRSALAAGMAVYAVPNPHFPPDPEVLKQATAVVEKITDLPGALGLS, encoded by the coding sequence ATGGACGCGGTGATCTTCGACCTCGACGGCGTACTGGTGGACTCGGAGCGCATCTGGGACGAGGTGCGCCGAGCGGTGGTCGCCGAGCACGGCGGCACCTGGCGCGAGGAGGCGACGCGGGCGCAGCAGGGGATGAGCACCCCGGAATGGGCTCGTTACCTGGCGGAGGAGCTGGGGGCGCGGCTGTCGCCGCCGGAGATCGCGACGCTGGTGGTCAAGCGCATGGCCGCGCGGTACGCCGAGGAGCCACCGCTGATCCCGGGCGCCGTGGAGGTGGTCCGGCAGGTGTCGGCGCGGTGGCCGGTGGCGATCGCGAGCTCGTCGCCGGTGATCCTGATCAAGGGCTTCCTCGACGTGACGGGCTTGCCGGTGGGCGCGGCGGTGTCGTCCGAGCAGGTCGGGGCGGGGAAGCCGGCGCCGGATGTGTACTTGAGGGCGGCGGAGCTGCTGGGGGTGGCGCCCTCGGACTGTGCGGCGGTGGAGGACACGACGAACGGCCTGCGATCGGCGTTGGCAGCCGGGATGGCGGTTTATGCGGTGCCGAACCCGCACTTCCCGCCGGACCCGGAAGTGCTGAAGCAGGCCACGGCGGTGGTGGAGAAGATCACCGACTTGCCGGGTGCGCTGGGGCTCAGCTGA
- a CDS encoding MarR family winged helix-turn-helix transcriptional regulator → MTSPIADLAHRLRPLVFRLYHQVRRQTPQLTLTLTQGSVLSELVNGGPRRMSALAEFERVKLPSMTDVVSRLERLGLATRTPDPADRRAVLVDVTDEGRRFYAEMVAAREEFLRERLIAMDDADRAAIEAALPALAKLLVDAKKEELISDER, encoded by the coding sequence GTGACTTCCCCGATCGCCGATCTCGCCCACCGGCTGCGGCCGCTGGTCTTCCGGCTGTACCACCAGGTGCGCCGCCAGACCCCGCAGCTGACGCTGACCCTCACGCAGGGGTCGGTGCTGAGCGAGCTCGTCAACGGCGGGCCGCGGCGGATGAGCGCGCTGGCGGAGTTCGAGCGGGTCAAGCTGCCGTCGATGACCGACGTCGTCAGCCGCCTCGAACGCCTCGGCCTCGCCACCCGCACGCCGGACCCCGCCGACCGGCGGGCGGTGCTCGTGGACGTCACCGACGAGGGTCGTCGCTTCTACGCCGAGATGGTCGCCGCCCGCGAGGAGTTCCTCCGCGAGCGACTGATCGCGATGGACGACGCCGACCGCGCTGCGATCGAAGCCGCCCTTCCGGCTCTCGCCAAATTGCTCGTTGACGCCAAGAAGGAGGAATTGATCAGCGATGAGCGCTGA
- a CDS encoding MFS transporter — MSAEHHSSLLDAVKGQPKQVWITAFAAVIAFMGIGLVDPILLSIAKGLDATPSQVTLLFSSYLGVQVLAMLVTGAASAKFGPKRTVLVGLALIVAATALCSAAGSIEQLVGLRAVWGLGNAFFIATALSVIVGAATGGQSGAILLYEAALGVGLSVGPLLGALLGSISWRGPFLGTAVLMAGALVLCAVFLKSDKGERRAPIRLLDPLRALKHQGLLRTSVASALYTAAFFAVLAWSPFVLGWNAIAVGLIFCGWGLCVAVAGVALAPRLAAKLGERHAAAAAVFGYAVLMLVLAVPSKPVLVVGIIVSGLVSGLLNTLFTGTAMSISDAPRPVASAGYNFCRWLGGAVAATLVGHVAEWFGSSQAPFVASAVLCVIAGGLLSLREKKADPHAVPQEAVLVGEEF, encoded by the coding sequence ATGAGCGCTGAGCACCACTCGAGCCTGCTGGACGCCGTCAAGGGTCAGCCCAAGCAAGTCTGGATCACCGCGTTCGCCGCGGTCATCGCCTTCATGGGGATCGGCCTGGTCGACCCGATCCTGCTGTCCATCGCCAAGGGCCTGGACGCGACGCCGTCGCAGGTCACCTTGCTCTTCTCGTCGTACCTCGGCGTCCAGGTCCTCGCGATGCTGGTCACCGGCGCGGCGAGCGCCAAGTTCGGCCCGAAGCGCACCGTCCTGGTCGGGCTGGCGCTGATCGTCGCGGCCACCGCCCTGTGTTCGGCCGCCGGCTCGATCGAGCAGCTCGTCGGGCTGCGCGCGGTCTGGGGCCTCGGCAACGCGTTCTTCATCGCGACGGCGCTTTCGGTGATCGTCGGCGCCGCGACCGGCGGCCAGTCCGGCGCGATCCTGCTCTACGAAGCCGCCCTGGGTGTCGGCCTGTCGGTCGGCCCGCTGCTGGGCGCGCTGCTCGGCTCGATCTCCTGGCGCGGTCCGTTCCTCGGCACCGCGGTCCTGATGGCCGGCGCGCTCGTGCTGTGCGCGGTCTTCCTCAAGAGCGACAAGGGTGAGCGGCGTGCGCCGATCAGGCTGCTGGACCCGCTGCGCGCGCTGAAGCACCAGGGCCTGCTGCGCACCTCCGTCGCGTCGGCGCTGTACACCGCCGCGTTCTTCGCGGTGCTGGCCTGGTCGCCGTTCGTCCTCGGCTGGAACGCGATCGCCGTCGGCCTGATCTTCTGCGGCTGGGGCCTGTGCGTCGCGGTCGCCGGGGTCGCGCTCGCGCCGCGGCTGGCCGCGAAGCTGGGTGAACGGCACGCCGCCGCGGCCGCGGTCTTCGGCTACGCCGTGCTGATGCTGGTGCTGGCCGTGCCGAGCAAGCCGGTCCTGGTCGTCGGCATCATCGTCTCGGGGCTGGTGTCCGGGCTGCTGAACACGTTGTTCACCGGCACCGCGATGTCGATCAGCGACGCGCCGCGCCCGGTCGCCAGCGCGGGCTACAACTTCTGCCGCTGGCTGGGTGGCGCGGTCGCCGCGACGCTCGTCGGGCACGTCGCCGAGTGGTTCGGCTCGTCGCAGGCGCCGTTCGTCGCCTCGGCCGTGCTGTGCGTGATCGCCGGCGGGCTGCTCTCGCTGCGGGAGAAGAAGGCGGACCCGCACGCGGTGCCGCAGGAGGCGGTGCTCGTCGGCGAGGAGTTCTGA
- a CDS encoding PhoX family protein → MPDRLLPLFPAHPGGRSPVTCEYRCGNACAHPEANESRNEYFGDVVKDISRRRVFKAGAVMAAAAGGFAALSGTAAAAPVQKPQSRPVPGTDFDPVPPNKLDQVSIPAAYDQRVVVRWGDPVVAGAPKFDFTKQTAAAQAKQFGYNNDFVGLIPQDPLGLANLLVVNHEYTTEVHMFPAGQYDPANPTEEQVKIAWAAHGLSVLLTRRDPVHGGLEVVPSRYGRRITLDTVFEVRGPAAGSKYLKTSADPSGRKVRGTQNNCSGGVTPWGTVLSGEENFDQYFANSDKVTDPVAAARLKRYTVGTGTSTRKWERFDKRWDVSQEPNEPNRFGWVVEIDPNDPTSTPVKHTALGRFKHEAANIKVTADGRVAVYSGDDSRFEYIYKFVSKGKYKPGNSAHARRHNSALLDEGTLYVGRFTGDSPAAEIDGTGKLPADHEFDGTGEWMPLVSGDKSFVDGFTAEEVYVFTRQAADKVAATKMDRPEDIEPNPVNGRIYAALTNNTDRGAAGKAGVDEINPRVNNKNGHILEWEEDRGDAASTRFSWRLLLVCGDPVAADTYFGGFDKSQVSPISCPDNVAFDRHGNLWIATDGNALGANDGLFSVPVTGPERGHVKQFLSVPIGAETCGPVVTDHLVLVAVQHPGENAASSANPTSHWPDGGTAQPRPSIVSVWKKGRFGLPGRIGER, encoded by the coding sequence GTGCCCGACCGTCTGCTCCCGCTGTTCCCCGCCCACCCGGGCGGCCGCTCCCCGGTGACCTGCGAGTACCGCTGCGGCAACGCGTGCGCCCACCCCGAGGCCAACGAGTCCCGCAACGAGTACTTCGGCGACGTCGTCAAGGACATCTCCCGCCGCCGGGTGTTCAAGGCCGGCGCCGTGATGGCCGCCGCCGCGGGCGGGTTCGCCGCCCTGTCGGGGACCGCGGCCGCCGCACCCGTTCAGAAGCCGCAGTCGCGGCCGGTCCCCGGCACCGACTTCGACCCGGTGCCGCCGAACAAGCTCGACCAGGTCAGCATCCCCGCGGCCTACGACCAGCGCGTCGTCGTCCGCTGGGGCGACCCGGTCGTCGCCGGCGCCCCGAAGTTCGACTTCACCAAGCAAACGGCGGCCGCGCAGGCGAAGCAGTTCGGCTACAACAACGACTTCGTCGGCCTGATCCCGCAGGACCCGCTGGGGCTAGCGAACCTGCTCGTGGTCAACCACGAGTACACCACCGAGGTCCACATGTTCCCGGCCGGCCAGTACGACCCGGCGAACCCGACCGAGGAGCAGGTGAAGATCGCCTGGGCCGCGCACGGCCTGTCGGTGCTGCTGACCCGCCGCGATCCGGTCCACGGCGGCCTCGAGGTCGTCCCGAGCCGGTACGGCCGCCGGATCACGCTCGACACGGTCTTCGAGGTCCGCGGCCCGGCCGCCGGGTCGAAGTACCTGAAGACGTCGGCCGACCCGAGCGGGCGCAAGGTCCGCGGCACGCAGAACAACTGCTCCGGCGGCGTGACGCCGTGGGGCACGGTGCTCTCCGGTGAGGAGAACTTCGACCAGTACTTCGCCAACTCCGACAAGGTCACCGACCCGGTCGCGGCCGCGCGGCTCAAGCGCTACACCGTCGGCACCGGCACGAGTACCCGCAAGTGGGAGCGCTTCGACAAGCGCTGGGACGTCTCGCAGGAGCCGAACGAGCCGAACCGCTTCGGCTGGGTCGTCGAGATCGACCCGAACGACCCGACCTCGACGCCGGTCAAGCACACCGCGCTCGGCCGGTTCAAGCACGAGGCCGCGAACATCAAGGTCACCGCGGACGGCCGGGTCGCCGTCTACTCCGGGGACGACAGCCGGTTCGAGTACATCTACAAGTTCGTCTCGAAGGGCAAGTACAAGCCCGGGAACAGCGCGCACGCGCGGCGGCACAACTCGGCGCTGCTCGACGAAGGCACGCTGTACGTCGGCCGCTTCACCGGCGACAGCCCGGCGGCGGAGATCGACGGCACCGGCAAGCTGCCGGCGGACCACGAGTTCGACGGCACCGGCGAGTGGATGCCGCTGGTCAGCGGCGACAAGTCCTTTGTGGACGGATTCACCGCCGAAGAGGTCTACGTCTTCACGCGCCAGGCCGCCGACAAGGTCGCCGCCACGAAGATGGACCGCCCGGAGGACATCGAGCCGAACCCGGTCAACGGCCGGATCTACGCGGCGCTGACCAACAACACCGATCGTGGCGCGGCGGGCAAGGCCGGCGTCGACGAGATCAACCCGCGTGTCAACAACAAGAACGGCCACATCCTGGAGTGGGAAGAGGACCGCGGCGACGCGGCGTCGACGCGCTTCTCCTGGCGGCTGCTGCTGGTCTGCGGCGACCCCGTCGCGGCCGACACCTACTTCGGCGGCTTCGACAAGAGCCAGGTCAGCCCGATCTCGTGCCCGGACAACGTCGCCTTCGACCGGCACGGCAACCTGTGGATCGCCACCGACGGCAACGCCCTCGGCGCGAACGACGGCCTGTTCTCGGTGCCGGTGACCGGGCCCGAACGCGGCCACGTCAAGCAGTTCCTCTCGGTGCCGATCGGCGCCGAGACGTGCGGGCCGGTCGTCACCGATCACCTGGTGCTCGTCGCGGTGCAGCACCCGGGCGAGAACGCGGCGAGCTCGGCGAACCCGACGTCGCACTGGCCCGACGGTGGCACCGCGCAGCCGCGGCCGTCGATCGTCTCGGTGTGGAAGAAGGGCCGCTTCGGGCTGCCCGGCCGCATCGGCGAACGCTGA
- a CDS encoding DUF7850 domain-containing protein, whose protein sequence is MVRSARVVAVAVVALSGAVVPAAAADPPPACGGIAANPSVEETARNGAPDGYVFTPAAPVPPGTPAAKAPRLLTEQAFAVDGRRSAVIQTPDGKASTATSTEKFVPGGVYTLSVSTGSYAPGAGPATGLRFYDVTGAQVQETKLVADHDAGDGHLAKQDFPAATAPAKAASVQFFATTSAERLRWDCVGLQLAAYSVKKEVQNPATGAWGPFATVTAGETAHYRVTVANEGTQDLSGIAVQDPWCSGSFEPFALAAGATKQLTCDHPNLTVADTGHVNTAKVTGVHYPGGTLGDKTASATITVLPPPAIAKIGDFVWADRNRDGIQDPDEPGVAGVKVTLKDGAGGTVGTATTDAGGKYGFDKLKDGTYQVCFAVPADYTVTRKDAAADDRDSDADPDGCTAPRTLGGTAREDFTVDMGLVTPTNRIGDFAWSDTNGNGLQDAGEPGLAGVKAVLNNGTSVVTGPDGAYAFTGLEDGTYQVCFTAEGKHPTVKDAGDDAKDSDADPATGCADPRRLGPGKRDDQTVDAGFAPA, encoded by the coding sequence ATGGTCCGTTCGGCACGCGTGGTGGCAGTGGCGGTCGTGGCGCTCTCGGGAGCGGTCGTACCCGCGGCCGCCGCGGATCCGCCGCCGGCGTGCGGCGGGATCGCGGCGAACCCGAGCGTCGAGGAGACGGCGCGCAACGGCGCCCCGGACGGCTACGTCTTCACCCCGGCGGCGCCGGTCCCGCCCGGCACTCCGGCCGCGAAGGCGCCGAGGCTGCTCACCGAGCAGGCGTTCGCCGTCGACGGGCGGCGGTCGGCGGTGATCCAGACGCCGGACGGCAAGGCCAGCACCGCCACCTCGACCGAGAAGTTCGTCCCCGGCGGCGTGTACACGCTGAGCGTCTCGACCGGCTCGTACGCGCCGGGTGCCGGACCGGCGACGGGCTTGCGCTTCTACGACGTGACCGGCGCCCAGGTCCAGGAGACCAAGCTGGTCGCCGACCACGACGCCGGCGACGGCCACCTCGCGAAGCAGGACTTCCCAGCGGCGACGGCCCCGGCGAAGGCGGCGTCGGTGCAGTTCTTCGCCACGACGAGCGCCGAGCGGCTGCGCTGGGACTGCGTCGGCCTCCAGCTCGCGGCGTACTCGGTGAAGAAGGAAGTGCAGAACCCGGCGACCGGCGCGTGGGGCCCGTTCGCGACGGTCACCGCGGGCGAGACCGCGCACTACCGCGTCACCGTGGCGAACGAAGGCACGCAGGACCTGTCCGGAATCGCCGTCCAGGACCCGTGGTGCAGCGGATCGTTCGAGCCGTTCGCGCTGGCCGCGGGTGCGACCAAGCAGCTGACCTGCGACCACCCGAACCTGACGGTGGCCGACACCGGGCACGTCAACACGGCGAAGGTGACGGGCGTGCACTATCCCGGCGGCACGCTGGGCGACAAGACGGCGTCGGCGACGATCACCGTCCTGCCGCCGCCCGCGATCGCGAAGATCGGCGACTTCGTCTGGGCGGACCGCAACCGCGACGGGATCCAGGACCCGGACGAGCCGGGCGTCGCGGGGGTCAAGGTGACCCTGAAGGACGGCGCGGGTGGCACGGTCGGCACCGCGACCACGGACGCCGGCGGCAAGTACGGCTTCGACAAGCTGAAGGACGGCACCTACCAGGTGTGTTTCGCGGTCCCGGCGGACTACACGGTGACCCGCAAGGACGCGGCGGCCGACGACCGTGACTCGGACGCGGACCCGGACGGCTGCACGGCCCCGCGCACGCTGGGCGGCACGGCGCGCGAGGACTTCACGGTGGACATGGGACTGGTGACACCGACGAACCGGATCGGCGACTTCGCCTGGTCGGACACCAACGGCAACGGCCTGCAGGACGCGGGCGAGCCGGGCCTGGCCGGGGTGAAGGCGGTGCTGAACAACGGCACGAGCGTCGTCACCGGCCCGGACGGCGCCTACGCCTTCACCGGCCTGGAGGACGGCACCTACCAGGTGTGCTTCACGGCCGAGGGCAAGCACCCGACGGTGAAGGACGCCGGAGACGACGCCAAGGACTCCGACGCGGACCCGGCCACGGGCTGCGCCGACCCGCGCCGGCTCGGCCCGGGCAAGCGCGACGACCAGACGGTCGACGCGGGCTTCGCACCCGCCTAG
- a CDS encoding SDR family oxidoreductase, producing the protein MTDLPLALVTGASRGIGAAVAHQLAPTHRLLLGGRNADTLAALAKELPGAKPWPVELTNPASLAEAVAGIDSLDVLVHSAGVARLGRIEDADAEAWRDNFEVNTLAVVELTRLLLPALRAARGHVVVINSGAGRTARPGWSPYAASKFAVRAFADALREEEPEIRVTSVYPGRTDTDMQQEIFKGEGRDYDTSHLLKADSVATAVVTAVSATPDAHQTEVILRPR; encoded by the coding sequence ATGACGGATCTTCCCCTCGCCCTCGTCACCGGTGCCTCCCGAGGGATCGGCGCGGCGGTCGCCCACCAGCTGGCCCCGACCCACCGTCTCCTGCTCGGCGGCCGGAACGCCGACACCCTGGCCGCGCTGGCGAAGGAGCTCCCGGGCGCGAAGCCGTGGCCGGTCGAGCTGACGAACCCCGCGTCGCTCGCCGAGGCCGTCGCGGGCATCGACTCGCTCGACGTCCTGGTCCACTCGGCCGGCGTTGCGCGTCTCGGCCGCATCGAGGACGCGGACGCCGAGGCGTGGCGGGACAACTTCGAGGTCAACACCCTGGCCGTGGTCGAGCTGACCCGCCTGCTGCTCCCCGCCCTGCGCGCGGCCCGCGGCCACGTGGTCGTGATCAACTCGGGCGCCGGCCGCACCGCCCGCCCGGGCTGGTCGCCGTACGCGGCGAGCAAGTTCGCCGTCCGCGCCTTCGCCGACGCCCTGCGCGAGGAGGAGCCCGAGATCCGCGTGACATCCGTCTACCCCGGCCGCACCGACACCGACATGCAGCAGGAGATCTTCAAGGGCGAAGGCCGCGACTACGACACCTCGCACCTGCTGAAGGCCGACTCAGTGGCGACCGCGGTGGTGACGGCGGTGTCCGCCACCCCGGACGCCCACCAGACGGAGGTCATCCTCCGCCCGCGCTGA
- a CDS encoding amidohydrolase family protein, whose product MQRRFHAPVVLPADASCSLLRDAVVDVDADGRISHCGPAATAPESAAPVTTLTGILLPGLVNTHAHSPMTLLRGMGGDLPLLPWLNEIIWPAEAKLRPEDVRTGMLLGSVEMLRHGVTTSAEMYFEGEQLVDAVLTTGGRVLVAPPVMELPGLDWRAQLAAIERWIDTDGLRFGPGDRIELGYGPHSAYMLSSEGLRATAESAASRGALVQIHVAEAAAEDADVRAKHGSVPALLGKLGMLDGRVLAAHAIHLSDADIALFAAHGVGMAHCPGSNAKLASGIARIADLRAAGVAVGLGTDGPASNDDIDLWEELQLSAMFARLATGDSTVLTAADVFLLATRGGAAALGRTDIGALEPGRWADLVHIDLDDPAFACGVDVPDVQLLSNLVWAAGSRRVRDVWVAGEQVVADGESLRVDRAKVQAGVAETAARLRA is encoded by the coding sequence ATGCAACGCCGTTTCCACGCCCCTGTCGTTCTCCCCGCCGACGCGTCCTGTTCGCTCCTGCGTGACGCGGTCGTCGATGTGGACGCCGACGGGCGCATTTCCCACTGCGGACCGGCGGCCACCGCCCCCGAGTCCGCCGCACCGGTCACCACCCTGACCGGCATCCTGCTCCCCGGCCTGGTCAACACGCACGCGCACAGCCCGATGACGCTGCTGCGCGGCATGGGCGGCGACCTGCCGCTGTTGCCCTGGCTCAACGAGATCATCTGGCCCGCCGAAGCGAAGCTGCGGCCCGAGGACGTCCGTACCGGCATGCTGCTGGGCTCGGTCGAGATGCTGCGACACGGCGTCACGACCAGCGCCGAGATGTACTTCGAGGGCGAGCAGCTGGTCGACGCGGTCCTCACGACGGGCGGCCGGGTCCTGGTCGCGCCGCCGGTGATGGAGCTGCCGGGCCTCGACTGGCGCGCCCAGCTGGCCGCGATCGAGCGCTGGATCGACACCGACGGCCTCCGCTTCGGCCCGGGCGACCGCATCGAGCTGGGCTATGGCCCGCATTCGGCGTACATGCTCTCTTCAGAAGGCCTGCGGGCGACAGCGGAGTCGGCTGCTTCCCGGGGTGCGCTGGTGCAGATCCACGTCGCCGAGGCGGCCGCCGAAGACGCGGATGTGCGTGCCAAGCACGGTTCGGTACCGGCCTTGCTCGGCAAGTTGGGCATGCTGGACGGCCGGGTGCTCGCGGCGCACGCGATCCACTTGTCCGACGCGGACATCGCGTTGTTCGCGGCACACGGCGTCGGCATGGCGCACTGCCCGGGTTCGAACGCGAAACTGGCCTCGGGCATCGCGCGGATCGCGGACCTGCGCGCGGCTGGCGTGGCGGTCGGCCTCGGCACCGACGGCCCGGCGTCCAACGACGACATCGACCTGTGGGAAGAGCTGCAGCTCTCGGCGATGTTCGCCCGCCTGGCCACGGGTGACTCGACGGTCCTGACCGCGGCCGACGTCTTCCTGCTGGCAACCCGCGGCGGCGCGGCGGCACTGGGCCGGACCGACATCGGCGCGCTGGAGCCGGGCCGCTGGGCCGACCTGGTGCACATCGACCTGGACGACCCGGCGTTCGCGTGCGGCGTGGACGTGCCGGACGTGCAGCTGCTGTCGAACCTCGTCTGGGCGGCCGGGTCCCGCCGGGTCCGGGACGTGTGGGTCGCGGGCGAGCAGGTCGTCGCCGACGGCGAGTCGCTTCGCGTGGACCGCGCGAAGGTCCAGGCCGGGGTGGCCGAGACCGCGGCCCGGCTGCGGGCTTGA